The Candidatus Nitrosocosmicus franklandus genome contains a region encoding:
- a CDS encoding cupredoxin domain-containing protein, giving the protein MVIASISLLASFLAVLGIAVVLSHDDLTTPIVAFAQNATNTIGQNATNATATTVTDKVQVSIVPGASTLTDNAYSPNPVEITIGQTVVWTNDDTAFHTVTSGTVGAVDAGQVFDSGLAGPSALTSKGKTFEHTFDAAGEYPYFCILHPAMVGTVIVN; this is encoded by the coding sequence ATGGTAATTGCTTCAATTAGTCTATTAGCTAGTTTCTTAGCAGTACTTGGCATTGCTGTTGTCCTCTCTCATGATGATTTAACTACTCCCATAGTAGCTTTTGCTCAGAATGCGACAAATACCATTGGTCAGAATGCGACTAATGCAACAGCTACTACAGTCACGGATAAAGTTCAAGTTTCCATTGTACCTGGTGCATCTACATTAACTGATAATGCATATAGTCCAAATCCTGTTGAGATTACAATAGGTCAAACAGTTGTTTGGACAAATGATGATACAGCTTTTCATACCGTCACTTCTGGAACTGTGGGAGCAGTTGATGCTGGACAAGTATTTGATTCTGGATTGGCAGGACCAAGCGCTCTTACCAGCAAGGGCAAAACTTTTGAACATACATTTGATGCTGCAGGAGAATATCCGTACTTTTGTATATTGCACCCAGCAATGGTGGGAACAGTTATAGTAAATTAA
- a CDS encoding sulfite exporter TauE/SafE family protein, translated as MEFESVLLPNLLQGTGFLHLQIAPQELLHYSILTSTIIAIGSLVGLSLGLIGGGGSILAVPLLVYVIGLEPHMAIGTSALVVGINALVNFIDHKKRGHVLLNKSLLFAIPGVVGTIIGSQLGLLTPPSSLLILFALFMIAIATKMLVEKKNTKECLDSQFKKIKPLKNNIQKNQLDIKNDNLVTSKRHKNMKAVIMGFLVGLGAGYFGIGGGFLIVPSLMYLDINIVNSIGTSLLPVSFFGLTTAMSYSFAGQINFLIAMVLVFGGIIGGKVGTALSSRASKILLTRIFSILLITVAIYIIIKTIMIE; from the coding sequence TTGGAATTTGAAAGTGTACTGTTACCAAATCTTTTACAAGGGACTGGATTTTTACATTTACAAATAGCTCCACAAGAATTGCTTCATTATTCTATTCTCACATCCACGATAATAGCTATTGGCAGCCTGGTTGGACTTTCTCTTGGATTAATAGGTGGTGGGGGTTCCATACTTGCAGTTCCATTATTGGTTTATGTAATCGGGTTAGAACCTCATATGGCAATTGGGACTTCTGCTCTTGTGGTGGGCATCAATGCCCTAGTCAACTTTATCGATCACAAAAAAAGGGGTCATGTTTTGCTCAACAAGAGCTTGCTATTTGCTATTCCCGGAGTAGTGGGAACCATAATCGGCTCGCAGCTTGGTTTACTAACACCACCTAGCAGTCTATTAATTTTGTTTGCACTATTTATGATTGCTATTGCAACAAAAATGCTAGTAGAAAAGAAAAATACAAAAGAGTGTTTAGATTCGCAGTTCAAGAAAATAAAACCGTTGAAGAATAACATACAAAAGAATCAGCTAGATATCAAAAATGATAATTTAGTTACCAGCAAAAGACACAAAAATATGAAAGCGGTAATTATGGGATTTTTGGTAGGATTAGGCGCGGGATATTTTGGAATTGGAGGAGGTTTTCTAATTGTTCCATCTCTAATGTATCTTGATATAAATATCGTAAATTCCATTGGAACATCTTTATTGCCTGTAAGCTTTTTTGGTCTTACTACTGCTATGAGTTATTCATTTGCAGGTCAGATCAATTTCTTGATAGCCATGGTTTTGGTATTTGGCGGCATTATTGGTGGAAAAGTTGGAACGGCACTATCATCAAGGGCCTCAAAAATACTGTTAACTCGAATCTTTTCAATATTGCTAATTACTGTTGCGATATATATCATAATAAAGACAATTATGATAGAATAA
- a CDS encoding PsbP-related protein has protein sequence MPIFIIFMALLTTSIFSYVFIYGQEELQVQSQTDKVQNTTYTDPNNNYTLQYPNSWKVEYKEPYIKFGYPVTQFTLPDHLSIITISMTDIDLDEKEFKDGFLIYYPLILQERFNNGLEILDKTLKNFTIDGHTAGSIVFNNYVDNSLGIIKGLFVTSVFENNKTLSLTYTSSEKNFDHNMDDIESMIKSIKIAPK, from the coding sequence ATGCCAATCTTTATCATCTTTATGGCACTGCTAACAACTAGCATTTTCTCATATGTATTTATCTATGGACAGGAGGAGCTACAAGTTCAATCACAGACAGACAAAGTACAAAATACAACTTATACTGATCCTAACAACAACTACACTTTACAATATCCTAATAGTTGGAAGGTAGAATATAAGGAACCTTATATTAAATTTGGGTATCCTGTTACGCAGTTCACACTGCCCGACCACTTGTCCATTATTACTATTTCGATGACAGATATTGATCTGGACGAAAAAGAATTCAAAGATGGGTTTTTGATTTATTATCCTCTTATTCTTCAGGAAAGATTTAACAACGGTCTAGAAATATTAGACAAGACCCTTAAAAATTTTACAATTGATGGTCATACAGCCGGATCTATAGTATTTAATAATTATGTTGATAATTCTCTTGGTATCATTAAGGGCTTGTTTGTAACTTCTGTCTTTGAGAACAACAAGACACTATCTTTAACCTATACTTCATCAGAAAAGAACTTTGATCACAATATGGATGACATAGAATCGATGATCAAGTCTATAAAAATAGCTCCCAAATAA
- a CDS encoding cation-translocating P-type ATPase has translation MKIDESTLTGESISVEKDKVEPVNEDSVISDRKNMAFLGTLVTYGHGLGIVTAIGDMTEAGSISQSIATTPEITTPLTRKLAQFSQNLLYIILALAVISFIVSMVRGVHRVELVFMSSIALTVAAIPEGLPAAMTITLAIGVSIMAKKHAIIRKLPAVEALGSTTVICSDKTGTLTQNQMTATAIYCGGIKYSVSGSGYSPKGSIAVQANFKQISSNISITSFKLRQLKECLISGILCNDSHLVHQKENDVWEAKGDPTEVALIVSGLKAGLNEAVINSTFPRIDTLPFESHLQYMVTLHKTSDDIDFPFHILYLKGAVEKILSICSFYIKVYNKEIEENLPQDKGYGNVITTNDNKYTLNQDDDNFVMGLTDEEACPLLDSDKSKILKVHEEMASNGLRVLGFARKLVPLEKDKIVSSDMDTNFIFIGLQAMLDPPRTEAISAVRSCLNAGIKVKMITGDNLHTAISIARQIGIIEIVQDSKNNIPINSSNTNRGVPSAITGYDIKRHSDSDLENIVKSTNVFARVSPEQKLSLVKAIQKSGEIVAVTGDGVNDAPALRQADIGIAMGVTGTEVAKEAADMVLTDDNFASIESAVREGRGIFDNITKFLTWTLPTNFGEAMIILVSALIGTSLIILPVQILWVNMTTALILGIMLIFEP, from the coding sequence TTGAAAATCGACGAATCTACACTCACGGGTGAGTCAATATCTGTAGAAAAGGACAAAGTCGAACCGGTAAATGAGGATTCCGTTATCTCGGACCGAAAAAACATGGCATTTTTAGGAACGCTCGTTACTTATGGTCATGGATTGGGAATAGTTACTGCTATAGGCGATATGACGGAAGCCGGCTCGATATCACAAAGTATTGCTACGACACCAGAAATTACAACGCCTTTAACACGCAAACTTGCACAGTTCAGTCAAAATCTTTTGTATATCATATTGGCATTAGCCGTCATATCATTCATAGTTAGTATGGTCAGAGGGGTTCACCGTGTTGAATTGGTATTTATGTCATCCATAGCTCTTACAGTAGCAGCGATTCCCGAAGGTCTACCTGCAGCAATGACCATCACATTGGCTATTGGTGTGAGCATAATGGCAAAAAAGCATGCTATTATTCGTAAACTTCCTGCGGTAGAAGCACTTGGAAGCACCACCGTAATCTGTTCTGATAAAACAGGAACACTCACTCAGAATCAGATGACCGCTACTGCTATATATTGTGGTGGGATCAAGTATTCAGTATCAGGTAGTGGTTATTCGCCTAAAGGGTCTATTGCAGTACAAGCAAATTTTAAACAAATTTCAAGTAATATCTCGATAACATCTTTCAAACTAAGACAACTGAAAGAGTGTTTAATTTCGGGCATTCTGTGTAACGATTCACATTTGGTTCATCAAAAGGAAAATGATGTTTGGGAAGCTAAGGGAGACCCTACCGAAGTCGCATTGATAGTTTCAGGGTTAAAAGCTGGGTTAAATGAAGCGGTTATTAACAGTACTTTTCCGCGAATAGATACTCTTCCATTTGAATCACATCTACAGTATATGGTAACGCTTCACAAAACATCAGACGATATCGATTTTCCATTTCATATTTTATATTTAAAAGGTGCAGTAGAAAAGATATTATCGATATGTTCATTTTATATCAAAGTATATAATAAAGAAATCGAGGAAAATTTACCTCAAGACAAAGGTTATGGTAATGTTATAACAACCAATGACAACAAGTACACATTAAATCAAGACGATGATAATTTTGTGATGGGCTTGACTGATGAGGAGGCGTGTCCTCTTCTTGATAGTGATAAATCTAAGATACTTAAAGTCCATGAAGAAATGGCATCGAATGGATTACGGGTACTTGGTTTTGCGCGCAAATTAGTTCCGCTTGAAAAGGACAAAATTGTTTCAAGTGACATGGATACAAATTTTATATTTATAGGATTACAAGCCATGTTAGACCCTCCACGTACAGAAGCAATATCCGCCGTTCGAAGTTGTTTGAATGCAGGAATAAAAGTCAAGATGATAACCGGCGACAATTTGCATACTGCTATTAGTATCGCTAGACAGATAGGAATTATCGAAATTGTTCAAGACTCCAAGAATAACATTCCCATAAATTCGTCCAATACTAACAGAGGTGTTCCATCAGCAATAACAGGATACGATATCAAAAGACATTCCGATAGTGATCTGGAAAACATTGTTAAAAGTACAAATGTGTTTGCAAGGGTATCTCCAGAACAAAAATTGTCTTTAGTCAAGGCCATACAGAAAAGTGGAGAAATAGTCGCAGTAACAGGCGATGGCGTAAATGACGCACCGGCATTAAGACAGGCCGATATCGGTATTGCAATGGGGGTCACAGGAACCGAGGTTGCTAAGGAGGCAGCAGACATGGTGCTTACAGATGATAATTTTGCATCCATTGAATCAGCGGTACGGGAAGGACGAGGCATATTTGACAACATAACAAAATTCTTGACTTGGACTCTTCCCACAAATTTCGGTGAAGCTATGATCATACTAGTATCAGCCCTAATAGGCACCAGTCTCATTATTCTTCCAGTTCAAATTCTTTGGGTTAACATGACTACGGCGTTAATTTTGGGTATAATGCTCATTTTCGAACCATAA
- a CDS encoding cation-transporting P-type ATPase codes for MVETTPILIDDKRWHNITVEETSTLLDVNIQYGLTREQVEQRRKQFGLNKITVKKGIHPMAMFWTQIRQPLILILLSAGLITAVIGEWVDSAVIFGVAIGNSIVGFIQEYKATRAIETLSKMLTTEATVLRSGQKKKISSFELVPGDIVVLRSGDKVPADIRLFEARI; via the coding sequence TTGGTAGAAACTACCCCGATCTTGATAGATGATAAGAGATGGCACAATATTACAGTTGAGGAAACGTCTACACTTCTGGATGTAAATATCCAGTACGGATTAACTAGAGAACAAGTGGAACAGCGTCGAAAACAATTTGGCCTCAACAAAATCACAGTTAAGAAAGGTATTCATCCTATGGCTATGTTTTGGACTCAAATACGTCAACCCTTGATCCTCATCCTCTTATCTGCAGGTTTGATAACTGCAGTCATAGGAGAATGGGTTGATTCGGCAGTCATTTTTGGAGTAGCTATAGGCAATTCTATTGTAGGATTTATACAAGAATACAAAGCTACACGCGCAATAGAGACTCTATCAAAGATGTTAACAACCGAAGCTACTGTCTTGAGATCCGGTCAAAAGAAAAAAATATCTTCTTTCGAACTAGTTCCTGGGGATATCGTAGTTCTAAGATCGGGTGATAAAGTTCCAGCAGATATTCGATTATTTGAAGCAAGGATTTGA
- a CDS encoding universal stress protein — MSEEISKIMVCIDGSENSIKAARKALEMAKKNNAEVIAVYISFIPYYLRRLPQYGWEGLHEYDVGQMKEWLKDIMIQAKEDNIHFKSLVRETTSSIVKEIINIADEEKIDLIIVGSTGKSKLDRVLVGSVAQGVMTNAKCSILLVR; from the coding sequence ATGTCTGAAGAAATCTCTAAAATAATGGTATGCATAGATGGCTCTGAGAATTCGATTAAGGCTGCTAGAAAAGCTCTGGAAATGGCAAAAAAAAACAATGCAGAAGTTATCGCAGTATATATTTCATTTATTCCATACTATTTGAGGCGATTGCCTCAATACGGGTGGGAAGGACTACATGAGTATGATGTGGGACAGATGAAAGAGTGGCTAAAAGACATTATGATACAGGCAAAAGAAGACAATATTCATTTCAAGTCATTGGTAAGAGAGACCACATCATCAATTGTTAAAGAAATTATCAATATTGCCGATGAAGAAAAAATTGACTTGATTATTGTAGGTAGTACGGGCAAATCAAAACTTGATAGAGTGTTGGTTGGCAGTGTAGCCCAAGGTGTAATGACCAACGCGAAATGTTCTATCTTATTAGTAAGATAG